One segment of Halococcus salsus DNA contains the following:
- a CDS encoding DUF354 domain-containing protein, whose protein sequence is MNHLFFTNTPAHVHLYKHAINALESRGHDVLVLGRDYGVTKPLLDYYDLPYRLYGRLATTKWSLVRHLPAHYWSIVRQTRQYDPDTVFGMGAYAAHAGALSRTPVTLILDSEPTSLDHAVSRPFADTILTPYAFGKDLGPNHYRFRGFKESAYLHPDVFTPREDIREKLGVGPDERYVICRLNAFGSHHDVSQSGIGPKKRRQLVERLAPHATVFVSDEGGKMCFDDVDARPFDLHPGLLHDALAEASLLVADTQTMVTEAALLGTPAIRSNSFVGESDMGNFIELEREGLIYNIASFDAALDRACSLLDDDSVAGRWAEKRDAYMADMVNLTDVIVDLATNPDGPSAVEGLSRDDAPAYRRETRPIEH, encoded by the coding sequence ATGAACCACCTCTTTTTTACGAACACCCCCGCTCACGTCCATCTCTACAAGCACGCCATCAACGCCCTCGAATCGCGCGGTCACGACGTCCTGGTGCTCGGCCGTGATTACGGCGTCACGAAACCCCTCCTCGATTACTACGACCTGCCCTACCGGCTCTACGGCCGGCTGGCGACCACGAAGTGGTCGCTGGTGCGCCACCTTCCCGCCCACTACTGGTCGATCGTCCGGCAAACCCGCCAGTACGACCCGGACACGGTCTTCGGGATGGGAGCCTACGCCGCCCACGCCGGCGCGCTCTCGCGGACGCCCGTGACGCTGATCTTGGACTCCGAACCCACCTCGCTCGACCACGCCGTCTCGCGGCCCTTCGCCGACACCATCCTCACCCCCTATGCCTTCGGGAAGGACCTCGGGCCGAACCACTACCGCTTTCGCGGGTTCAAGGAGTCGGCCTACCTCCACCCGGACGTCTTCACGCCGCGCGAGGACATCCGCGAGAAGCTCGGCGTCGGGCCGGACGAGCGCTACGTGATCTGCCGGCTCAACGCCTTCGGCTCCCACCACGACGTGAGCCAGTCGGGGATCGGACCGAAGAAACGTCGCCAGCTGGTCGAACGCCTCGCGCCCCACGCGACGGTGTTCGTCTCGGACGAGGGCGGCAAGATGTGCTTCGACGACGTCGACGCGCGCCCGTTCGACCTCCACCCGGGGCTGCTCCACGACGCCCTCGCCGAGGCCTCGCTCCTCGTCGCCGACACCCAGACGATGGTGACCGAGGCCGCCCTGCTCGGGACCCCCGCGATCCGCTCGAACTCCTTCGTCGGCGAGTCGGACATGGGCAACTTCATCGAACTCGAACGCGAGGGGCTGATCTACAACATCGCCTCGTTCGACGCCGCGCTCGACCGGGCGTGCTCGCTGCTCGACGACGACTCGGTCGCGGGGCGGTGGGCGGAGAAGCGCGACGCCTACATGGCCGACATGGTGAACCTCACCGACGTCATCGTCGACCTCGCCACCAACCCCGACGGGCCCTCAGCGGTCGAGGGGCTCTCGCGCGACGACGCGCCGGCCTACCGGCGCGAGACGCGTCCGATCGAACACTGA
- the wecB gene encoding non-hydrolyzing UDP-N-acetylglucosamine 2-epimerase: MSGTAVTIVLGTRPEIIKLAPVIDACEERGVGYSVVHTGQHYSEELDAVFFDQLELPTPDHNLAVGSGSHSAQTGAMIREIESVFLDEEPEVVLVQGDTNTVLAGSIAASKLDCELGHVEAGLRSFDREMPEEVNRVLADHAADYLFCPTDQAARYLREEGVPVDRIEVTGNTIVDSVIGYRDLAAEKSAVLAENDLTAGEFCLLTAHRAENVDDRARFSSLLDGVAGFASESDFDVVYPIHPRARERLDEFDIDLPSAITTIEPQDFLDFLRLESTARLVFTDSGGVQEEACILGTPCVTLRDNTERPETVDVGANRVVGVGPDAIAAGAREALDAGTDWENPFGDGRAADRILDLVGVGPAASVGEVSG, translated from the coding sequence ATGAGCGGGACCGCCGTGACGATAGTTCTCGGTACCCGTCCGGAGATCATCAAGCTCGCACCCGTGATCGACGCCTGCGAGGAGCGCGGGGTCGGCTACTCCGTGGTCCACACCGGCCAGCACTACTCCGAGGAGCTCGACGCGGTGTTCTTCGACCAGCTCGAACTCCCCACGCCGGACCACAACCTCGCGGTCGGCTCCGGTTCGCACAGCGCCCAGACCGGCGCGATGATCCGCGAGATCGAATCGGTGTTCCTCGACGAGGAACCCGAGGTCGTGCTGGTCCAGGGCGACACCAACACCGTGCTCGCGGGTTCGATCGCCGCGAGCAAGCTCGACTGCGAACTCGGTCACGTCGAGGCCGGCCTCCGGAGCTTCGACCGCGAGATGCCAGAGGAGGTCAACCGGGTGCTCGCCGACCACGCCGCCGACTACCTCTTCTGTCCGACCGACCAGGCCGCGCGCTACCTCCGCGAGGAGGGCGTCCCCGTCGACCGGATCGAGGTCACCGGCAACACCATCGTGGACTCGGTCATCGGCTACCGCGACCTCGCGGCCGAGAAGAGCGCGGTGCTCGCCGAGAACGACCTCACGGCCGGCGAGTTCTGTCTCCTGACCGCCCACCGCGCCGAGAACGTCGACGACCGGGCTCGGTTTTCGAGCCTCCTCGACGGCGTGGCGGGCTTCGCCAGCGAATCGGATTTCGACGTCGTCTACCCGATCCACCCACGGGCGCGCGAGCGCCTCGACGAGTTCGACATCGACCTCCCGTCGGCGATCACGACGATCGAACCCCAGGACTTCCTGGATTTCCTCCGGCTCGAAAGCACCGCCCGGCTCGTCTTCACGGACTCGGGCGGGGTGCAGGAGGAGGCGTGTATCCTCGGGACGCCGTGTGTCACCCTGCGCGACAACACCGAACGCCCCGAGACGGTCGACGTCGGTGCGAACCGCGTCGTCGGGGTCGGCCCCGACGCCATCGCGGCGGGCGCGCGTGAGGCGCTCGACGCCGGCACCGACTGGGAGAACCCCTTCGGCGACGGCCGCGCCGCCGACCGGATCCTCGACCTCGTGGGGGTCGGACCGGCGGCGTCGGTCGGGGAGGTCTCGGGATGA
- a CDS encoding prenyltransferase/squalene oxidase repeat-containing protein, producing the protein MSDTSEPRAGVAGRVLGETLRYARERDYTGWDYGDGMSSRLLQAVPVENKWLNIAVQETIKRAPVNVRPLFLVEQRRNYKGTALFTMANLTAGRVLGEGSTTDYEREARDLAEWLVEHRTPGYAGFCGAHRHEIQHLDILGLPEYPDMVSTSYAVRALLAAHDAGLDDGETDYAAVVRSVADFIDQDLEYEEIEEGARMKYVPAWSSDHVTLNAVALGGATLLELDDRFPEEGHRERGEKLLDYVVSRQRPEGGWMYRDPPSASHLSMDSHHNGFIIESLLRHAELTGSDRYSKALDDALAFYREELFEPNGAPNWDESSAYPRDIHAAAQGIIVFSLAGEFELAERVIGWVLGALYVGDGRFFYRRERWYTKRVTLMRWCEAWMSYAVATYLDRRDTVDRFRQV; encoded by the coding sequence ATGAGTGATACGAGCGAGCCCCGAGCCGGTGTCGCGGGGCGAGTGCTCGGCGAAACGCTTCGGTACGCGCGCGAGCGCGACTACACCGGCTGGGACTACGGCGACGGCATGAGCAGCCGGCTGCTCCAGGCCGTCCCGGTCGAGAACAAGTGGCTCAACATCGCGGTCCAGGAGACCATCAAACGCGCGCCGGTCAACGTTCGACCCCTCTTTCTGGTCGAACAGCGCCGGAACTACAAGGGGACGGCCCTCTTCACGATGGCGAACCTCACCGCCGGACGGGTCCTCGGCGAGGGGTCGACGACCGACTACGAGCGCGAAGCCCGCGACCTCGCGGAGTGGCTCGTCGAGCACCGCACGCCGGGCTACGCGGGCTTTTGCGGGGCGCACCGTCACGAGATCCAGCACCTCGACATCCTGGGTCTACCCGAGTACCCCGACATGGTCTCGACCTCCTACGCGGTGCGGGCGCTGCTCGCCGCCCACGACGCCGGCCTCGACGACGGCGAGACGGACTACGCGGCGGTCGTCCGTTCCGTCGCGGACTTCATCGACCAGGACCTCGAATACGAGGAGATCGAGGAAGGGGCCCGGATGAAGTACGTCCCGGCGTGGTCGTCGGACCACGTCACCCTCAACGCGGTCGCGCTCGGCGGGGCCACCCTGCTCGAACTCGACGACCGATTCCCCGAGGAGGGCCACCGCGAGCGGGGCGAGAAGCTCCTCGATTACGTCGTCTCGCGCCAGCGCCCCGAGGGCGGCTGGATGTACCGCGACCCGCCCTCGGCCTCCCACCTCTCGATGGACAGCCACCACAACGGCTTCATCATCGAATCCCTCCTCCGCCACGCCGAACTCACCGGTTCGGACCGATATTCGAAAGCGCTCGACGACGCACTCGCGTTCTATCGCGAGGAGCTCTTCGAGCCGAACGGCGCGCCGAACTGGGACGAGTCGAGCGCCTACCCGCGGGACATCCACGCCGCGGCCCAGGGGATCATCGTCTTCAGCCTCGCGGGCGAGTTCGAGCTGGCCGAGCGCGTCATCGGCTGGGTGCTCGGGGCGCTCTACGTCGGCGACGGCCGCTTCTTCTACCGGCGGGAGCGCTGGTACACGAAGCGGGTCACGCTGATGCGGTGGTGTGAGGCGTGGATGTCGTACGCGGTCGCCACCTACCTCGACCGGCGCGACACCGTCGACCGGTTTCGACAGGTTTGA
- a CDS encoding nucleotide sugar dehydrogenase, with translation MNSVCVHGLGYIGLPTAAMLADAGHDVTGYDVNAELLDRLAAGDVPVDEPGLDTFIEEALDGSLSVSAEAVAADYHLICVPTPLDGARADLSYVEAAAETVAGVLRADDTVVLESTVPPGTTTEVVGPILENSGLDVGEFSLAYSPETMLPGNVVAELRGNDRAVGGVDERAVERTTELYGSFVEGELRTTTNPTLCEFVKLIQNTYRDVNIALANEIAMVAADYGLDSREAIALANHHPRVDLHQPGPGVGGHCIPIDPLFLGQHSERLDLIERARAINDGMADYVTDLVAAGVGSLAGSTVAVLGVAYKGNVADARESPGLRLAEVLQTRARAATAPGGDDEPSVDVRLTDPHVTDQRFALSPLDDALDGADAVVIATDHDEYAALDPTDVASRLAGDVVVDTKGLLDADEWEAAGLRVVEL, from the coding sequence ATGAACTCGGTCTGTGTACACGGCCTCGGCTACATCGGGCTGCCGACCGCCGCGATGCTCGCGGACGCGGGTCACGACGTCACCGGCTACGACGTGAACGCCGAACTGCTCGATCGACTCGCCGCCGGCGACGTACCCGTCGACGAACCCGGTCTCGATACGTTCATCGAGGAGGCGCTCGACGGCTCGCTTTCGGTCTCCGCGGAGGCGGTCGCCGCCGACTACCACCTGATCTGCGTTCCGACCCCGCTCGACGGGGCGCGCGCGGACCTCTCGTACGTCGAGGCGGCCGCCGAAACCGTCGCGGGCGTCCTCCGAGCGGACGACACCGTGGTGCTCGAATCCACCGTGCCGCCGGGCACCACGACCGAGGTCGTCGGCCCGATCCTCGAGAATTCGGGGCTCGACGTGGGCGAGTTCTCGCTCGCGTACTCGCCCGAGACCATGCTGCCGGGCAACGTGGTCGCCGAACTCCGCGGGAACGACCGTGCGGTCGGCGGCGTCGACGAGCGGGCGGTCGAGCGCACGACCGAACTCTACGGCTCGTTCGTGGAGGGCGAACTCCGAACCACGACCAACCCGACCCTCTGTGAGTTCGTCAAGCTGATCCAGAACACGTACCGGGACGTGAACATCGCGCTCGCCAACGAGATCGCGATGGTGGCGGCGGACTACGGGCTCGACTCGCGCGAGGCGATCGCGCTCGCGAACCACCACCCGCGGGTGGACCTCCACCAGCCGGGGCCCGGCGTCGGCGGGCACTGCATCCCGATCGACCCGCTGTTCCTCGGCCAGCACTCCGAGCGCCTCGACCTGATCGAGCGCGCCCGGGCGATCAACGACGGGATGGCCGACTACGTCACCGACCTCGTGGCGGCGGGCGTGGGTTCGCTCGCGGGCTCGACGGTCGCGGTGCTCGGGGTGGCCTACAAGGGCAACGTCGCGGACGCCCGCGAGAGCCCCGGCCTTCGCCTCGCGGAGGTGCTTCAGACGCGGGCACGGGCGGCGACCGCACCCGGGGGCGACGACGAGCCCTCGGTCGACGTCAGACTCACCGACCCACACGTCACCGACCAGCGCTTCGCGCTCTCGCCGCTCGACGACGCGCTGGACGGGGCCGACGCCGTCGTCATCGCCACCGACCACGACGAGTACGCAGCGCTCGACCCGACCGACGTCGCCAGCCGGCTCGCCGGCGACGTCGTCGTGGACACGAAGGGCCTCCTCGACGCCGACGAATGGGAGGCGGCCGGATTGAGGGTCGTCGAACTATGA
- a CDS encoding PGF-CTERM sorting domain-containing protein, producing MTTRRTVLIIAVALLTGLAGAATVSGPAAALNASSSAPFPHSPGTTVDSFPVSVTVQQGDAIAQSGMGSMTLNYAASDGFDGNLANVSPSDVSVYVSNGTGVEPVTAYQVSKQGNGRLALDFQQPVGVQPGDRIIADVGNVTTPSSSDSYAIGVSTTGADGGTDGPVPVGYEVVAANISFPNQSASQFAANQSVNITGVVPNAGYVAVFKQNDDGSRGELVGNTRPILATYNERNYSVNLGGRVTQSQPLEAVVYYETSGTTQTERLNGSFDPDQDAVVTNNGVPANATGYVTTLVASGRLTAGEEYRQGERLLFAGEPGASYRVNAIDNGSVGGIQSQFQTAANGSTTIDTADLGEGQYVVTRIDNGSVVGLDNDSTTSLQDDSFFVTGETVSTATSLDANTNASGEGNASDGTAGGASTEAAGGNASGEGDASNGNESGGGSGAGGPGFGVVVAVVALLGAALIATRRTR from the coding sequence ATGACGACGCGACGTACCGTACTCATCATCGCAGTGGCGCTGCTCACCGGGCTGGCCGGCGCGGCGACCGTCAGCGGCCCGGCGGCCGCGCTCAACGCGAGCTCCTCCGCTCCGTTCCCGCACTCGCCGGGCACCACCGTCGACTCCTTCCCGGTGTCGGTCACCGTCCAGCAGGGCGACGCCATCGCCCAGAGCGGGATGGGGTCGATGACGCTGAACTACGCGGCGAGCGACGGGTTCGACGGCAACCTCGCCAACGTGAGCCCGAGCGACGTTTCGGTCTACGTCTCGAACGGCACGGGCGTCGAGCCGGTGACCGCGTATCAGGTCTCGAAACAGGGTAACGGGCGGCTGGCGCTCGACTTCCAGCAGCCGGTGGGGGTCCAGCCCGGCGACCGGATCATCGCCGACGTCGGCAACGTGACGACGCCCTCCTCGTCGGATAGCTACGCCATCGGCGTCTCGACGACCGGGGCCGACGGCGGGACCGACGGTCCGGTGCCGGTCGGCTACGAGGTGGTCGCCGCCAACATCTCCTTCCCGAACCAGAGCGCCTCGCAGTTCGCCGCGAACCAGTCGGTGAACATCACCGGCGTAGTGCCGAACGCGGGCTACGTCGCCGTCTTCAAGCAGAACGACGACGGCTCGCGCGGGGAGCTGGTCGGCAACACCCGCCCGATCCTCGCGACGTACAACGAACGCAACTACTCGGTGAACCTCGGTGGTCGGGTCACGCAGAGCCAGCCGCTCGAAGCGGTGGTCTACTACGAGACGAGCGGCACCACCCAGACCGAGCGGCTCAACGGGAGCTTCGACCCGGACCAGGACGCCGTGGTCACGAACAACGGCGTGCCGGCCAACGCCACCGGCTACGTCACGACGCTCGTCGCGAGCGGCCGGCTCACGGCCGGCGAGGAGTACCGCCAGGGTGAGCGGCTCCTGTTCGCCGGGGAGCCCGGCGCGAGCTACCGTGTCAACGCGATCGACAACGGGAGCGTCGGCGGTATCCAGAGCCAGTTCCAGACCGCGGCCAACGGCTCCACGACGATCGACACCGCCGACCTCGGCGAGGGCCAGTACGTCGTCACCCGGATCGACAACGGCTCGGTCGTCGGCCTCGACAACGACAGCACCACCAGCCTCCAGGACGACAGCTTCTTCGTGACGGGCGAGACCGTCTCGACGGCCACCAGCCTCGACGCGAACACGAACGCCAGCGGCGAGGGTAACGCGAGCGACGGCACGGCGGGCGGCGCGTCGACGGAGGCCGCCGGCGGGAACGCCAGCGGCGAGGGTGACGCGAGCAACGGCAACGAGAGCGGTGGCGGCAGCGGTGCGGGCGGACCCGGCTTCGGCGTCGTGGTCGCGGTGGTCGCGCTCCTCGGTGCGGCCCTCATCGCGACCCGGCGCACGCGCTGA
- a CDS encoding PGF-CTERM sorting domain-containing protein yields the protein MLSAVVGTVGFAGSAAALDAGASATYPRTPGSDTLGTFVYVARPNDTVADNGIDTVTLRTESGSFQNVTDDDIFMVIRGGERIEIANRQSSIVDVAGINTSTSANGKELTIQLPRPVQPKFASDSPGTGAEVAFKVDNFTTPSQPGDYAVNATFTDPSGASDGPTATDSYPLSQPAISLSNQSVSQFDDDQSLNVSAAVPGSGYVGLFTTGPNGAPDQLVGSTNVSDNTTPQSYTIDVGNNISESQEIVAVAYTESQGRSQTLRDEETFDPTQDDRLVVNGNLVNATAQVSTLDVDAQVAAGDEYDQGARLLFSQGEPSTSYQVSTVDNGSLGSSVTNFETAANGTAVIDTADLEQGQYAISRVDDGSIVGLDNDSTTGPGDDSFVITGQQLATTSDASTAATAGGSTAATSGESTQAGASTSGSAGGEATQAGGDGNASSGNESGGGSGAGGPGFGVVVAVVALLGAALIATRRR from the coding sequence GTGCTTTCGGCGGTAGTCGGGACGGTCGGCTTCGCCGGGTCGGCGGCCGCGCTCGATGCGGGTGCGTCCGCGACGTATCCACGGACGCCGGGGTCGGACACGCTCGGCACGTTCGTCTACGTCGCTCGACCGAACGACACCGTGGCTGACAACGGCATCGACACGGTCACCCTCCGGACCGAGTCCGGGAGCTTCCAGAACGTGACCGACGACGACATCTTCATGGTGATCCGGGGCGGTGAACGCATCGAGATCGCCAACCGGCAGAGCTCGATCGTCGACGTGGCGGGTATTAACACCTCCACGAGCGCCAACGGAAAGGAACTCACGATCCAGCTCCCGCGGCCGGTCCAGCCGAAGTTCGCCTCCGACAGCCCCGGAACGGGTGCCGAGGTGGCGTTCAAGGTCGACAACTTCACCACGCCGAGCCAGCCCGGTGACTACGCGGTCAACGCCACCTTCACCGACCCCTCGGGGGCGAGCGATGGCCCGACCGCGACCGACAGCTACCCGCTGAGCCAGCCCGCGATCTCGCTCTCCAACCAGAGCGTCTCGCAGTTCGACGACGACCAGAGCCTCAACGTCTCGGCGGCGGTGCCGGGCAGCGGCTACGTCGGGCTGTTCACCACGGGTCCGAACGGAGCGCCCGACCAGCTGGTGGGCTCGACCAACGTCTCCGACAACACGACACCGCAGTCGTACACGATAGACGTCGGCAACAACATCTCCGAGAGCCAGGAGATCGTCGCTGTCGCGTACACCGAGTCCCAAGGTCGCTCACAGACCCTCCGTGACGAGGAGACCTTCGACCCGACCCAGGACGACCGGCTCGTCGTCAACGGCAACCTCGTGAACGCGACGGCACAGGTCTCGACGCTCGACGTCGACGCCCAGGTGGCGGCGGGTGACGAGTACGACCAGGGTGCACGTCTCCTGTTCTCCCAGGGCGAACCCTCGACGAGCTACCAGGTCAGCACGGTCGACAACGGGAGCCTCGGGTCGAGCGTGACCAACTTCGAGACCGCGGCCAACGGCACCGCGGTGATCGACACCGCGGACCTCGAACAGGGTCAGTACGCGATCTCGCGGGTCGACGACGGTTCGATCGTGGGCCTCGACAACGACAGCACCACCGGCCCGGGCGACGACAGCTTCGTGATCACCGGCCAGCAGCTCGCCACGACCAGCGACGCGAGCACGGCGGCGACGGCCGGCGGGTCGACGGCCGCCACCAGCGGCGAGTCGACGCAGGCCGGTGCGTCGACCAGCGGGTCGGCCGGCGGTGAAGCGACACAGGCCGGCGGTGACGGCAACGCGAGCAGCGGCAACGAGAGCGGTGGCGGCAGCGGTGCAGGCGGACCCGGCTTCGGCGTCGTGGTTGCAGTGGTCGCGCTCCTCGGCGCGGCCCTCATCGCGACCCGGCGACGCTGA